In Limanda limanda chromosome 23, fLimLim1.1, whole genome shotgun sequence, a genomic segment contains:
- the LOC132996839 gene encoding R3H domain-containing protein 1-like isoform X4 — protein sequence MRMSDTADSEATKVSEATDPASSPNDNAAKSEVSDPSQSLSDEQGSNSKRDVQDGFLLQPFEKEERGTQDQAEKEDVCDKVDKPEKTQRKRLSRDSSQDYTDSTGIDLHEFLVNTLKGNPKDRSMLLKLEQDILDFISNNESQKRKFPPMTPYHRMLLHRVAAYFGMDHNVDPSGKSVVINKTTNTRIPDQKFSEHIKDDRADDFQKRYILKRDNSSFDREDSTIRMRLKADKRSKSMEEREEEYQRARERIFAHDVDHYILDRSAQDEDACMSTQQRRQMFRLRAGRSGASRQSSSETDTLPRHGEPRPWSSTDSSDSSNRLAPRPAITKASSFSGILPGLVRGDSTASSKSTGRLSKTGSESCSSVGSSSSSLSRPQLPLPASAATRSNILNTQLIHQAADTRGPGHPEMIKSLPSQPPPALDTTSYYVLPLEPSAIPPGSVLVNPHTGKPFIHPDGSAVLYNPGSIVPAAGRNPQQGKPLQQPISAAGQQQTTNHLHSQPICPLQPSSEPVHNPMVSYPLPPSQFLPFCPNQQYTVPDVLNAQFSHMTLTQQQPPSDSGAAAQDTRHYPTLYHHHHHHPSPMVLQGAPPQQVAGYMMAGPSGGHSGVLQGHPVPLPTPGLNQAYSSSTPGPAAFPGATLNQPLLQQHAYFQQPVQQMSTCYCSSSHHPHCSTQHHHQQQQQQHHQQQQHHQLQQHHHHQQQQHHQQQQQHHHYRPPVNTLPYNCPQSQNLPQQVHQAVMPNPASSYQTVVGVQPTPNLALTGNQQSNMGNQMQGMMVQYPPMQSYQQVSVPQQTYQQPVFVSCQPGQGAMAVAGMQPYYSLLPPNQHTTMSSTVSFLPAQMMEQLQFPQSQSPCVSQQHPGQQYAGLLPPAPSSGMMMLQMTAAPCQQPRAPSPCQRKQPGYKHPGPENQRSRRPAELPPLPDLTQSSLRSSPALTPSPGQPPSVKGLLPPGISPIPVMAHHPQLPTAFCHSGPGEAHYSLLGQPLHYKPSIRPPLIHTAHMVTKHQVPLGVWRSGHGRKASRKPLSSDLSVCEAVSTRILEVTDPPEGISCTDSHHLLAELCEGGGELIPRPSDHQPRLSNPTRAAPSRDPASSHPLFAMLPSRYAVPSTALHHRSPRASF from the exons ATTCCAGTCAAGACTACACAGATTCAACTGGCATAGATCTCCATGAGTTCCTGGTCAACACACTGAAAGGCAACCCCAA ggaTCGGAGCATGCTTCTGAAACTGGAACAGGACATCTTAGACTTCATCAGCAATAACGA AAGTCAAAAGAGAAAGTTTCCACCCATGACGCCTTACCATAGGATGCTGTTACACCGAGTGGCAGCCTACTTTGGAATGGACCACAATGTGGATCCCAGTGGAAAATCAGTGGTCATCAACAAAACCACCAACACTAGAAT accCGATCAGAAATTCTCCGAGCACATCAAGGATGACAGGGCGGACGACTTTCAGAAACGCTACATTCTCAAACGAGACAACTCCAGCTTTGATCGTGAAGACAGCACG ATTCGAATGCGTTTGAAAGCTGACAAGAGGAGCAAATCGatggaggagcgggaggaggagtACCAGCGAGCCAGAGAAAGGATATTTGCACATGAT GTAGATCACTATATACTAGACAGAAG cgCGCAGGATGAAGACGCATGCATGAGCACCCAACAGAGGCGGCAAATGTTCAG GCTACGTGCCGGCCGGTCAGGCGCCAGCCGACAgagcagctcagagacagacacgCTGCCGCGGCACGGCGAGCCGCGGCCGTGGAGCAGCACCGACAGCTCGGACAGCTCCAACCGGCTCGCCCCGCGACCCGCCATCACCAAGGCCAGCAGCTTCAGCGGCATCCTCCCCGGCCTGGTCCGAGGGGACAGCACAGCCAGCAGCAAGAGCACCGGGAGGCTCTCCAAAACAG gttcCGAATCATGCAGTAGCGTCGGCTCCTCGTCCAGCTCGCTCTCCCGTCCCCAGCTGCCTCTCCCAGCTTCGGCCGCGACCCGATCCAACATCCTCAACACGCAATTGATCCACCAGGCCGCCGACACCAGAGGCCCCGGACACCCGGAGATGATCAAGAGCCTCCCATCGCAGCCGCCGCCAGCTTTAGACACAACCAGCTATTACGTGTTGCCGTTGGAACCCTCAGCGATCCCACCTGGCAGCGTTCTGGTCAACCCACACACAG GCAAGCCTTTCATCCATCCCGATGGCAGCGCTGTACTATATAACCCGGGAAGCATCGTCCCCGCTGCTGGCAGGAATCCACAGCAGGGGAAACCCCTACAGCAGCCAATCTCTGCCGCAGGACAGCAGCAGACCACCAATCATCTGCACTCCCAG ccGATCTGTCCTCTCCAGCCGTCCTCTGAGCCTGTCCACAACCCAATGGTCTcttatcctcttcctccttctcagtTCCTGCCCTTCTGTCCTAACCAACAGTACACTGTG CCCGACGTCCTAAACGCCCagttcagtcacatgactctgacgcagcagcagccgccCAGTGACAGCGGAGCCGCAGCTCAAGACACCCGCCACTATCCAACTTtgtaccaccaccaccaccaccacccctccccTATGGTGCTGCAGGGAGCCCCTCCCCAGCAGGTTGCTGGCTACATGATGGCAGGGCCATCAGGAGGACACTCGGGGGTGCTGCAGGGTCATCCTGTCCCACTCCCAACTCCAGGCCTCAACCAAGCGTACTCCAGCTCCACACCGGGCCCTGCTGCTTTCCCCGGGGCCACGTTGAACCAGCCGTTACTCCAGCAGCACGCTTACTTCCAGCAGCCTGTACAGCAG ATGTCCACGTGTTACTGCTCTTCATCCCACCACCCACACTGCTCCactcagcatcatcatcagcagcagcagcagcagcatcatcagcagcagcagcatcatcagctgcagcagcatcatcatcatcagcagcagcagcatcatcagcagcagcagcagcaccatcaCTACCGACCCCCCGTCAACACGCTGCCCTATAACTGCCCTCAGAGCCAAAACCTGCCCCAACAAG TGCACCAAGCTGTGATGCCAAACCCAGCGTCCAGCTACCAGACTGTAGTGGGCGTGCAGCCAACACCCAACCTCGCCCTCACTGGCAACCAGCAAAGCAATATGGGCAACCAGATGCAAGGCATGATGGTCCAGTACCCTCCAATGCAGTCTTATCAG CAGGTTTCTGTGCCACAGCAGACGTACCAGCAGCCAGTGTTTGTGTCCTGCCAGCCGGGACAGGGGGCGATGGCTGTTGCTGGCATGCAGCCCTACTACAGCCTGCTCCCCCCGAACCAGCACACCACCATGAG tTCAACGGTGAGTTTCCTGCCCGCCCAGATGATGGAGCAGCTCCAGTTTCCTCAGTCCCAGTCCCCGTGTGTCTCCCAGCAGCACCCAGGCCAACAGTACGCAG ggttgcTGCCTCCGGCCCCCAGCAGTGGCATGATGATGCTGCAGATGACAGCGGCCCCCTGCCAGCAGCCCCGGGCCCCCTCCCCCTGCCAGCGGAAACAGCCCGGCTACAAACACCCGGGGCCCGAGAACCAGCGCAGCCGCCGGCCCGCCGAGCTCCCGCCGCTTCCAGACCTCACCCAG agCAGCCTGCGCTCGTCCCCGGCGCTCACGCCCTCGCCAGGCCAGCCGCCCAGCGTCAAGGGGCTCCTCCCACCAGGCATCTCGCCCATCCCTGTCATGGCCCACCACCCGCAGCTCCCTACAGCCTTCTGCCACAGTGGACCAG GTGAAGCCCACTACTCTCTACTGGGCCAACCTCTGCATTACAAACCCTCCATCAGACCTCCGCTGATCCACACTGCCCACATGGTGACCAAACACCAG gtTCCACTGGGGGTTTGGCGTAGCGGTCATGGGAGGAAGGCCAGCAGAAAACCTCTGTCTTCAGATCTCAGTGTATGTGAAGCAG tgagcACTCGCATCCTGGAAGTGACAGATCCTCCAGAGGGGATCAGCTGTACAGACTCCCACCACCTCCTGGCAGAGCTCtgcgaaggggggggggaactgatCCCGCGGCCGTCGGACCACCAGCCCCGGCTGAGCAACCCAACCAGAGCCGCTCCCAGCAGAGACCCGGCCTCATCTCACCCTCTCTTTGCCATGCTACCCTCCAGATACGCTGTCCCAAGCACCGCGCTCCACCACCGCAGCCCCCGGGCTTCCTTTTAA
- the LOC132996839 gene encoding R3H domain-containing protein 1-like isoform X2, whose protein sequence is MRMSDTADSEATKVSEATDPASSPNDNAAKSEVSDPSQSLSDEQGSNSKRDVQDGFLLQPFEKEERGTQDQAEKEDVCDKVDKPEKTQRKRLSRDSSQDYTDSTGIDLHEFLVNTLKGNPKDRSMLLKLEQDILDFISNNESQKRKFPPMTPYHRMLLHRVAAYFGMDHNVDPSGKSVVINKTTNTRIPDQKFSEHIKDDRADDFQKRYILKRDNSSFDREDSTIRMRLKADKRSKSMEEREEEYQRARERIFAHDVDHYILDRSAQDEDACMSTQQRRQMFRLRAGRSGASRQSSSETDTLPRHGEPRPWSSTDSSDSSNRLAPRPAITKASSFSGILPGLVRGDSTASSKSTGRLSKTGSESCSSVGSSSSSLSRPQLPLPASAATRSNILNTQLIHQAADTRGPGHPEMIKSLPSQPPPALDTTSYYVLPLEPSAIPPGSVLVNPHTGKPFIHPDGSAVLYNPGSIVPAAGRNPQQGKPLQQPISAAGQQQTTNHLHSQPDVLNAQFSHMTLTQQQPPSDSGAAAQDTRHYPTLYHHHHHHPSPMVLQGAPPQQVAGYMMAGPSGGHSGVLQGHPVPLPTPGLNQAYSSSTPGPAAFPGATLNQPLLQQHAYFQQPVQQMSTCYCSSSHHPHCSTQHHHQQQQQQHHQQQQHHQLQQHHHHQQQQHHQQQQQHHHYRPPVNTLPYNCPQSQNLPQQVHQAVMPNPASSYQTVVGVQPTPNLALTGNQQSNMGNQMQGMMVQYPPMQSYQVSVPQQTYQQPVFVSCQPGQGAMAVAGMQPYYSLLPPNQHTTMSSTVSFLPAQMMEQLQFPQSQSPCVSQQHPGQQYAGLLPPAPSSGMMMLQMTAAPCQQPRAPSPCQRKQPGYKHPGPENQRSRRPAELPPLPDLTQSSLRSSPALTPSPGQPPSVKGLLPPGISPIPVMAHHPQLPTAFCHSGPGEAHYSLLGQPLHYKPSIRPPLIHTAHMVTKHQVPLGVWRSGHGRKASRKPLSSDLS, encoded by the exons ATTCCAGTCAAGACTACACAGATTCAACTGGCATAGATCTCCATGAGTTCCTGGTCAACACACTGAAAGGCAACCCCAA ggaTCGGAGCATGCTTCTGAAACTGGAACAGGACATCTTAGACTTCATCAGCAATAACGA AAGTCAAAAGAGAAAGTTTCCACCCATGACGCCTTACCATAGGATGCTGTTACACCGAGTGGCAGCCTACTTTGGAATGGACCACAATGTGGATCCCAGTGGAAAATCAGTGGTCATCAACAAAACCACCAACACTAGAAT accCGATCAGAAATTCTCCGAGCACATCAAGGATGACAGGGCGGACGACTTTCAGAAACGCTACATTCTCAAACGAGACAACTCCAGCTTTGATCGTGAAGACAGCACG ATTCGAATGCGTTTGAAAGCTGACAAGAGGAGCAAATCGatggaggagcgggaggaggagtACCAGCGAGCCAGAGAAAGGATATTTGCACATGAT GTAGATCACTATATACTAGACAGAAG cgCGCAGGATGAAGACGCATGCATGAGCACCCAACAGAGGCGGCAAATGTTCAG GCTACGTGCCGGCCGGTCAGGCGCCAGCCGACAgagcagctcagagacagacacgCTGCCGCGGCACGGCGAGCCGCGGCCGTGGAGCAGCACCGACAGCTCGGACAGCTCCAACCGGCTCGCCCCGCGACCCGCCATCACCAAGGCCAGCAGCTTCAGCGGCATCCTCCCCGGCCTGGTCCGAGGGGACAGCACAGCCAGCAGCAAGAGCACCGGGAGGCTCTCCAAAACAG gttcCGAATCATGCAGTAGCGTCGGCTCCTCGTCCAGCTCGCTCTCCCGTCCCCAGCTGCCTCTCCCAGCTTCGGCCGCGACCCGATCCAACATCCTCAACACGCAATTGATCCACCAGGCCGCCGACACCAGAGGCCCCGGACACCCGGAGATGATCAAGAGCCTCCCATCGCAGCCGCCGCCAGCTTTAGACACAACCAGCTATTACGTGTTGCCGTTGGAACCCTCAGCGATCCCACCTGGCAGCGTTCTGGTCAACCCACACACAG GCAAGCCTTTCATCCATCCCGATGGCAGCGCTGTACTATATAACCCGGGAAGCATCGTCCCCGCTGCTGGCAGGAATCCACAGCAGGGGAAACCCCTACAGCAGCCAATCTCTGCCGCAGGACAGCAGCAGACCACCAATCATCTGCACTCCCAG CCCGACGTCCTAAACGCCCagttcagtcacatgactctgacgcagcagcagccgccCAGTGACAGCGGAGCCGCAGCTCAAGACACCCGCCACTATCCAACTTtgtaccaccaccaccaccaccacccctccccTATGGTGCTGCAGGGAGCCCCTCCCCAGCAGGTTGCTGGCTACATGATGGCAGGGCCATCAGGAGGACACTCGGGGGTGCTGCAGGGTCATCCTGTCCCACTCCCAACTCCAGGCCTCAACCAAGCGTACTCCAGCTCCACACCGGGCCCTGCTGCTTTCCCCGGGGCCACGTTGAACCAGCCGTTACTCCAGCAGCACGCTTACTTCCAGCAGCCTGTACAGCAG ATGTCCACGTGTTACTGCTCTTCATCCCACCACCCACACTGCTCCactcagcatcatcatcagcagcagcagcagcagcatcatcagcagcagcagcatcatcagctgcagcagcatcatcatcatcagcagcagcagcatcatcagcagcagcagcagcaccatcaCTACCGACCCCCCGTCAACACGCTGCCCTATAACTGCCCTCAGAGCCAAAACCTGCCCCAACAAG TGCACCAAGCTGTGATGCCAAACCCAGCGTCCAGCTACCAGACTGTAGTGGGCGTGCAGCCAACACCCAACCTCGCCCTCACTGGCAACCAGCAAAGCAATATGGGCAACCAGATGCAAGGCATGATGGTCCAGTACCCTCCAATGCAGTCTTATCAG GTTTCTGTGCCACAGCAGACGTACCAGCAGCCAGTGTTTGTGTCCTGCCAGCCGGGACAGGGGGCGATGGCTGTTGCTGGCATGCAGCCCTACTACAGCCTGCTCCCCCCGAACCAGCACACCACCATGAG tTCAACGGTGAGTTTCCTGCCCGCCCAGATGATGGAGCAGCTCCAGTTTCCTCAGTCCCAGTCCCCGTGTGTCTCCCAGCAGCACCCAGGCCAACAGTACGCAG ggttgcTGCCTCCGGCCCCCAGCAGTGGCATGATGATGCTGCAGATGACAGCGGCCCCCTGCCAGCAGCCCCGGGCCCCCTCCCCCTGCCAGCGGAAACAGCCCGGCTACAAACACCCGGGGCCCGAGAACCAGCGCAGCCGCCGGCCCGCCGAGCTCCCGCCGCTTCCAGACCTCACCCAG agCAGCCTGCGCTCGTCCCCGGCGCTCACGCCCTCGCCAGGCCAGCCGCCCAGCGTCAAGGGGCTCCTCCCACCAGGCATCTCGCCCATCCCTGTCATGGCCCACCACCCGCAGCTCCCTACAGCCTTCTGCCACAGTGGACCAG GTGAAGCCCACTACTCTCTACTGGGCCAACCTCTGCATTACAAACCCTCCATCAGACCTCCGCTGATCCACACTGCCCACATGGTGACCAAACACCAG gtTCCACTGGGGGTTTGGCGTAGCGGTCATGGGAGGAAGGCCAGCAGAAAACCTCTGTCTTCAGATCTCAGT tga
- the LOC132996839 gene encoding R3H domain-containing protein 1-like isoform X1 has translation MRMSDTADSEATKVSEATDPASSPNDNAAKSEVSDPSQSLSDEQGSNSKRDVQDGFLLQPFEKEERGTQDQAEKEDVCDKVDKPEKTQRKRLSRDSSQDYTDSTGIDLHEFLVNTLKGNPKDRSMLLKLEQDILDFISNNESQKRKFPPMTPYHRMLLHRVAAYFGMDHNVDPSGKSVVINKTTNTRIPDQKFSEHIKDDRADDFQKRYILKRDNSSFDREDSTIRMRLKADKRSKSMEEREEEYQRARERIFAHDVDHYILDRSAQDEDACMSTQQRRQMFRLRAGRSGASRQSSSETDTLPRHGEPRPWSSTDSSDSSNRLAPRPAITKASSFSGILPGLVRGDSTASSKSTGRLSKTGSESCSSVGSSSSSLSRPQLPLPASAATRSNILNTQLIHQAADTRGPGHPEMIKSLPSQPPPALDTTSYYVLPLEPSAIPPGSVLVNPHTGKPFIHPDGSAVLYNPGSIVPAAGRNPQQGKPLQQPISAAGQQQTTNHLHSQPDVLNAQFSHMTLTQQQPPSDSGAAAQDTRHYPTLYHHHHHHPSPMVLQGAPPQQVAGYMMAGPSGGHSGVLQGHPVPLPTPGLNQAYSSSTPGPAAFPGATLNQPLLQQHAYFQQPVQQMSTCYCSSSHHPHCSTQHHHQQQQQQHHQQQQHHQLQQHHHHQQQQHHQQQQQHHHYRPPVNTLPYNCPQSQNLPQQVHQAVMPNPASSYQTVVGVQPTPNLALTGNQQSNMGNQMQGMMVQYPPMQSYQQVSVPQQTYQQPVFVSCQPGQGAMAVAGMQPYYSLLPPNQHTTMSSTVSFLPAQMMEQLQFPQSQSPCVSQQHPGQQYAGLLPPAPSSGMMMLQMTAAPCQQPRAPSPCQRKQPGYKHPGPENQRSRRPAELPPLPDLTQSSLRSSPALTPSPGQPPSVKGLLPPGISPIPVMAHHPQLPTAFCHSGPGEAHYSLLGQPLHYKPSIRPPLIHTAHMVTKHQVPLGVWRSGHGRKASRKPLSSDLS, from the exons ATTCCAGTCAAGACTACACAGATTCAACTGGCATAGATCTCCATGAGTTCCTGGTCAACACACTGAAAGGCAACCCCAA ggaTCGGAGCATGCTTCTGAAACTGGAACAGGACATCTTAGACTTCATCAGCAATAACGA AAGTCAAAAGAGAAAGTTTCCACCCATGACGCCTTACCATAGGATGCTGTTACACCGAGTGGCAGCCTACTTTGGAATGGACCACAATGTGGATCCCAGTGGAAAATCAGTGGTCATCAACAAAACCACCAACACTAGAAT accCGATCAGAAATTCTCCGAGCACATCAAGGATGACAGGGCGGACGACTTTCAGAAACGCTACATTCTCAAACGAGACAACTCCAGCTTTGATCGTGAAGACAGCACG ATTCGAATGCGTTTGAAAGCTGACAAGAGGAGCAAATCGatggaggagcgggaggaggagtACCAGCGAGCCAGAGAAAGGATATTTGCACATGAT GTAGATCACTATATACTAGACAGAAG cgCGCAGGATGAAGACGCATGCATGAGCACCCAACAGAGGCGGCAAATGTTCAG GCTACGTGCCGGCCGGTCAGGCGCCAGCCGACAgagcagctcagagacagacacgCTGCCGCGGCACGGCGAGCCGCGGCCGTGGAGCAGCACCGACAGCTCGGACAGCTCCAACCGGCTCGCCCCGCGACCCGCCATCACCAAGGCCAGCAGCTTCAGCGGCATCCTCCCCGGCCTGGTCCGAGGGGACAGCACAGCCAGCAGCAAGAGCACCGGGAGGCTCTCCAAAACAG gttcCGAATCATGCAGTAGCGTCGGCTCCTCGTCCAGCTCGCTCTCCCGTCCCCAGCTGCCTCTCCCAGCTTCGGCCGCGACCCGATCCAACATCCTCAACACGCAATTGATCCACCAGGCCGCCGACACCAGAGGCCCCGGACACCCGGAGATGATCAAGAGCCTCCCATCGCAGCCGCCGCCAGCTTTAGACACAACCAGCTATTACGTGTTGCCGTTGGAACCCTCAGCGATCCCACCTGGCAGCGTTCTGGTCAACCCACACACAG GCAAGCCTTTCATCCATCCCGATGGCAGCGCTGTACTATATAACCCGGGAAGCATCGTCCCCGCTGCTGGCAGGAATCCACAGCAGGGGAAACCCCTACAGCAGCCAATCTCTGCCGCAGGACAGCAGCAGACCACCAATCATCTGCACTCCCAG CCCGACGTCCTAAACGCCCagttcagtcacatgactctgacgcagcagcagccgccCAGTGACAGCGGAGCCGCAGCTCAAGACACCCGCCACTATCCAACTTtgtaccaccaccaccaccaccacccctccccTATGGTGCTGCAGGGAGCCCCTCCCCAGCAGGTTGCTGGCTACATGATGGCAGGGCCATCAGGAGGACACTCGGGGGTGCTGCAGGGTCATCCTGTCCCACTCCCAACTCCAGGCCTCAACCAAGCGTACTCCAGCTCCACACCGGGCCCTGCTGCTTTCCCCGGGGCCACGTTGAACCAGCCGTTACTCCAGCAGCACGCTTACTTCCAGCAGCCTGTACAGCAG ATGTCCACGTGTTACTGCTCTTCATCCCACCACCCACACTGCTCCactcagcatcatcatcagcagcagcagcagcagcatcatcagcagcagcagcatcatcagctgcagcagcatcatcatcatcagcagcagcagcatcatcagcagcagcagcagcaccatcaCTACCGACCCCCCGTCAACACGCTGCCCTATAACTGCCCTCAGAGCCAAAACCTGCCCCAACAAG TGCACCAAGCTGTGATGCCAAACCCAGCGTCCAGCTACCAGACTGTAGTGGGCGTGCAGCCAACACCCAACCTCGCCCTCACTGGCAACCAGCAAAGCAATATGGGCAACCAGATGCAAGGCATGATGGTCCAGTACCCTCCAATGCAGTCTTATCAG CAGGTTTCTGTGCCACAGCAGACGTACCAGCAGCCAGTGTTTGTGTCCTGCCAGCCGGGACAGGGGGCGATGGCTGTTGCTGGCATGCAGCCCTACTACAGCCTGCTCCCCCCGAACCAGCACACCACCATGAG tTCAACGGTGAGTTTCCTGCCCGCCCAGATGATGGAGCAGCTCCAGTTTCCTCAGTCCCAGTCCCCGTGTGTCTCCCAGCAGCACCCAGGCCAACAGTACGCAG ggttgcTGCCTCCGGCCCCCAGCAGTGGCATGATGATGCTGCAGATGACAGCGGCCCCCTGCCAGCAGCCCCGGGCCCCCTCCCCCTGCCAGCGGAAACAGCCCGGCTACAAACACCCGGGGCCCGAGAACCAGCGCAGCCGCCGGCCCGCCGAGCTCCCGCCGCTTCCAGACCTCACCCAG agCAGCCTGCGCTCGTCCCCGGCGCTCACGCCCTCGCCAGGCCAGCCGCCCAGCGTCAAGGGGCTCCTCCCACCAGGCATCTCGCCCATCCCTGTCATGGCCCACCACCCGCAGCTCCCTACAGCCTTCTGCCACAGTGGACCAG GTGAAGCCCACTACTCTCTACTGGGCCAACCTCTGCATTACAAACCCTCCATCAGACCTCCGCTGATCCACACTGCCCACATGGTGACCAAACACCAG gtTCCACTGGGGGTTTGGCGTAGCGGTCATGGGAGGAAGGCCAGCAGAAAACCTCTGTCTTCAGATCTCAGT tga